The Pecten maximus chromosome 10, xPecMax1.1, whole genome shotgun sequence region CTTTCAgtcagaaaaaaatgatgataCTTTGGCATTTTGACTTCTACCacgattatttttctctttttttttttcagatcgGAAAAAGATGTTACATCTGTCATTTGAACCCATCCATATGTTGCCGAAGATACTGTTGATTTACATGACTCTAGGGACCGTCGTTGCGTCGACCTCTTCCAATGGAACAATAGAGGACATGCAGAGACTTAATGACACGTTATTTGACAGATACACTTCCGAATTCAGACCTGCTTTTTTCCTTAACCAGACAGTGGAAGTCTTCATCCAATATAAGTTGTTTTCTGTCATATACTTCAACGCTATTACTGGGACAATCTCTTTGTCGGGAGCACTGCAGATGAAGTAAGTACATTTAGTTAATCTGTATCaaagaaataatttttatttcttttggtGCCAGTTTCATCAACTATCCACAGGAAGTCAATATatgaattaagaaaaaaaatcaatgttggTCTACTCTTTAACAGATATAATAGGTATAATGATAAAGTACCATAAACCGAAACTGGTTCAAATATATCCTAAGAACAAGCCGACcctaaaaaaatattgttttgaaaataagcAGGCATTATCTTACGAACAAACGTTACTTGAAAAAAATTACCTTGATGGATAGCCTTTTGAAGGATAACGTAAGTCAATGGTTTTGCTGCCTCTCCAAACAAACAATCATCCCGAATGTGGACCAAATCCGGCTATTCTTCAAGACTTAAGCATTTCTAAGTAGATTTCAgagttttgttgttgttgttgtcgttttttgttgttgttttttttttgtttttttttttgtttttttttgcaatatttgaaCTATCGGACCCCTCTCTCCTGCCCACAGTATGCCACACCCtctatttatacaacattgaaCTCCCCagccaaatttcatcaaaatccattaagTTTTTAGTAGCAATTTTCCCTAGTGAGCGCCGATCCCCAAGGCCTAGGGCACCCACACCATTCGTTTATACAATATTGGACCTGCTTTGCCCAATACTGCTCCACTCCAAATTTAAGCAAAATCCATTCAGACATTCAGGTTTATCAACAATTTTACCAACAGTAGTTTATTTCATGGGTGGATAAGTTAGAAATAGAAACAGCTATAACtgccaatattttttttagaatccCGTCAGTTTTCGTCTGGTTTTTAGTTTTAGTTGGTTGTTATTATTATTCAATgaaatcaagtttttttttgtgtatgaCAGAGGTAGTTAGAGAGCATTATAAATATGACCTAAACATACAAATCAAATTTTCCCTTTAACCAGTTGGAAAGACTACCGACTGGAGTGGAATCCGGAAGACTTTGGTGGTGTTTCCGCAATTCTGCTACCGGTTTCCCAGGTCTGGTACCCAAAGATCGTTCTATTGACAGGCATGGACAATATACAACAAGTGGGATCCGAAGACTTTGATGTTCATGTCGATTTCCATGGCCATGTGATGTGGGTTCCCGGAGGCGTTCtcatgtaataatgttatacgtttgttttgttttgtactTTGTAGCGTCCTATCAATATCTATGTTCATTTACAGCTTTATAATAGTGATGATTATGTATATTTCTGGCACGTGTTGTTCTTAGTTACTGTCAGTAAactactttatttatttactcaACAACACTGATCTAGGAAACACATTACTGATAGTGTTTAATTGTCTTACCATTTAATATTGGATTGTGATTTAAACAAAAACTAACATATATACCTACGTATTTAAGTTAAACAGTTCTTTGTACTCAGTACGACTTTAAAATGTGCTTTAGTTtcgtaggtttttttttattttggagCAGTGCGCATTTTGTCTTTTCATGGAATTTGCGACAGAAGATTCGCAAAAGATTTCATGTATACTGCATATTCCACGCGCATAGACATTAACCTGCAAATTGAATGGGAATGACAGTGTTCACTGATTAACAAAAAATCTAAAAGCGatttactgtaaaagtggaaatattcgcggtgtggaaattttcgcttatttcgctatcagtaaatctccgcgaaaatgTCCACccgcgaatatattaacacataaaaatacttaatataaaagatacaagttagcgcaaaaatatcttgacggcgcgaaaatatccacactttggaagctggctaagcgaaaatttacacacgcgaaaatatccacttttacagtataacTAAAAGTATTGACctgaattaaattaatataaatttgtaatttaattttttcaaacGATGCCTTGCTTTCTTCTTACTATGTCATACTCGAAATAAGatacaatttaatatatatattaaaaatgtacatatttcagGTCATCATGCCAATCAAATGTGCGTGACTTTCCAAGGGACTACCAAACGTGTACACTCATCCTCAACAACATGATGTACGACAAAGATGATATGAGACTTGTTCCCAGGACTGAAACAGTGGACATGGACTTCTACAGAAAGAACGGTGAATGGGACGTCATATGGACAAGAGTCTCGGACCAAGTCCACCGATATGAAACTTTGACATACATTTCATTCTTTTCTATTACGTTCGGTATGATTCGAAAATCTGACTACTTCATTATCAACTTGCTGGCTCCGGTGGTAGTACTGTGCGTATTAGATGCCTTCGTGTTTCTGATCCCCGTTGGATCAAGCGACAGAGTTTCATTTTCCTTAACCCTCTTTCTGTCACTGACAGTTTACATGTCAGTGATGGGATCATATTTACCATCGACCTCGGATCCTTTGGCTGGAATGACGTATTTCTTGTTGGCGTCGGTATTGCATAGTACGATGGTGATTTTGATGACAATTGCAACTATACGCTTATATGAAAGAGAACATTTACCTGCCTGGTTGTTTCGTTTGTATcgatttatttttagaaaaaacaGGAAAAGCAAAGAAATTAAGTCTCCTGATGACTCATATGAAAATATCCCATTGGAGAAGAGAGCTAGCGATTCTGCTGAAGACAAAAACTCAAATGTTGTGACGAGACTCTCCTTGTTGAGCGCATTAGACAAATGTCTTTTCGCCATTTCTTTGTCTTCAATGGTACTGATTTGCATTGTATTTTACAGTGTGTACCTTCAACACGACCATACTCCGAAATAACATATTGGTCAAATACTGTTAATAGGTTTCGAAATAACCTTGTGACGAAATTAATTAAGCTATGGTGTTAACCTATGTTTAAGATCTTTTTCACCTTCCTGACTTCACTTCTATATTTCCACATGTTTGCCCCTATCATCGCTGACGAGTCGTTGAAGGCAGGAACATATGTATGGTGCATATATATAGTCACTATTCtgcctatactgtatatatcactaaAGTGCTTTATCGGTGAAAGATTTTATGTTATCGATAGAAAACAAGAATGATCTGTTGCACATTTTCTTCAATCCCAAGATTATAGAGTTACAGAATCGTACCGCTCCATAAGTTTTAAGTTTCTTTTTATATCATCTAGAAGAAATTCTACTGTACGCCGTATCTATATTTTGAATACAACTTTTGATCTAAAAAATGATAGAAGGACTCTGttataaaatgatttcattgtGTATCTTTTGACGGAGGGTGTGTGTGTTACATAAATGGGAGGCATTTCAACcaataaaaatgctcctatatcatacttttaggCATTTGATCAAAGTAAGATGGAcgcttttttttattttacccaTATCTAGAGTTCTTTATAGTGTCTAAAAGAAGAGTGTTTTCGATGTTTAGattacctccttatatgccatatttgagTGATATCATTCATAATAACCgtcatttgtatttcaaaataaaaacagtgtttatactTATAATAatgtcaaatctggtcaaaccaattTCATATATTGTTCTTTAGACTCTTGTGAGCAATAAGACATGGccattttgtgcaatatatgtgaTCCAATAAGTTAATTATGTTCCcctgaaatatgcattttttgcatgttttgttgaaatctaCGAACAGCttaaacaaattacatgtcaacagcaagactCATTGTTTGTCATTATACACACTGAAAGTTAAACAATTTACTTCTGTCAAACTGCACCATAGTAGGAATGTATAggtttgtaaaatatcacagttttgacttgatttgctgtttagatgccccttaagtTTACGTGCAAGTTGGATGTATAAGGAGACGACTCAAAACATTAAAAGAATAGTACTAGTTACGTAATGATTCCGTTCGGTTGTCGAGCTGATGTCTGACTAGTTATTGACGTATCCTTAAATCAATCACAAACAAACTGATTTTATTTGGCTATTTTTGTCTACCTAACAAATCCATGTTAAGTTTGTCGCTGAAGTCCATGATATCATTATTCGTTTTTTAATGCGAGCATGATATATGTGTTACGTACTTTTAAGCTATCAAACACACTTCTATTTTGTATTACTTTTTCGTCCTCTGCACAAGAACACTGCATATTGATATTCTGCTCTACCGCAAATTTGAAACTAACCACCCAACTTACTCATCTTATACTCTCGTATTACAGGTGTATTTAGTGATCATTTTCGCCGTCTGTACATCCATGCGAGGCCACCCATTCTTACGTCGTTAGTTATAGGGTCACATTCCCCTAGAATGCTTCCTTTATGCACACGTCGAGGAAAACCATAAAAGAAATGTGTTGTTGGCCGGTAAATACAGACACATTTTGGTATTCATGACTCTACAAGAATCAAAATGCTAATGATAACCGTCGATCTTAAATACAGACGCAGTTCTGTATCTATGACCGTATCAGAAGAAAAATGCAGGTGAAAGATAATAGTATTACCATGTATAGAGTAAaagcttttgtttgtttgtttgtttgttgttgtttttttagtgtttttttcccttgaaaatatcattttcaaaaatcacaCTAATAGTGATGGGGATGCTGAATAGGTAACTTATTTAATTCCTTCGATATGTATTATGAGAGGCCTTGCACTTGTCGGGAGCGTGGCGTCCATGACACAGCCAGAATGATATGAGGCCAGATACACAGAGAGACATCAAGAGGAAACATCCTACATTTGGAAAGAGCAGGCAATCCTACATTAAGATACAGAAGGCAATCCCGTACCGTATACAATAGACAATCCTACATTTAGATACAGCAGGCAATCccgtactgtatacaacatgCAATCCTACATTTAGATACAGCAGGCAATCCCGTACGGTATACAACAGGCAATCCTACATTAAGATACAGCAGGTAATCCTACATTTAGATACATCAGGTAA contains the following coding sequences:
- the LOC117336087 gene encoding acetylcholine receptor subunit alpha-like, producing the protein MRNASLHTYTPARGTRSPPCNKEDRKKMLHLSFEPIHMLPKILLIYMTLGTVVASTSSNGTIEDMQRLNDTLFDRYTSEFRPAFFLNQTVEVFIQYKLFSVIYFNAITGTISLSGALQMNWKDYRLEWNPEDFGGVSAILLPVSQVWYPKIVLLTGMDNIQQVGSEDFDVHVDFHGHVMWVPGGVLMSSCQSNVRDFPRDYQTCTLILNNMMYDKDDMRLVPRTETVDMDFYRKNGEWDVIWTRVSDQVHRYETLTYISFFSITFGMIRKSDYFIINLLAPVVVLCVLDAFVFLIPVGSSDRVSFSLTLFLSLTVYMSVMGSYLPSTSDPLAGMTYFLLASVLHSTMVILMTIATIRLYEREHLPAWLFRLYRFIFRKNRKSKEIKSPDDSYENIPLEKRASDSAEDKNSNVVTRLSLLSALDKCLFAISLSSMVLICIVFYSVYLQHDHTPK